TTTGCGTTTTTAATTTTTACGATGTAGTATGAAAGGTGATTATCTTTTTAGGGGGCAAACATGGGATTCCTTCTAACTTTTGCCGTTGTCTATGGCCTAGCTAATCTGTACATAGGCAATCGTTTTTTTTATTGGCTAAAAACAATAGTGACCATTCCGCAACAGGTTTATTGGATTGTATTTATATTAGCCGCTGCCGCCCCGATTATCTCACGTGTATTGGCACGGACTGGTGTCGGTAAGGCAGAAAGCTTATTTATTGTTGGTGATTGGTGGTTAGCCGTAACATATTGGTCTGTGCTGCTGTGGCTTATCGTAGATATTATCAAAATCGCTGATAAGCGACTAGGCTTCTTATCGGCCGTAGCTAAAGACACAACTAACCAGGGGTATGTAGTTATATTTATCCTCTTGGGAATGTTAGTTTATGGTGCTTGGAATGCGCAAAATCCAGTAGTAACTCGTTATGATATATCAATCAATAAAAAAGCCGCAGGAATGAATAATTTAAAGATTGTTTTAGTGTCGGACATCCATATGGGCCGAGTCGTTGGAACGGATCGTGTGGAACGATTGGCAGAATCCCTAAATCAATTGAACCCGGATATTGTCTTATATGCTGGCGATCAAATTGATGATGACGTTGAATATGTAGCGAAAAATAATATTGCAGAACCACTTCGAAATGTAAAGGCTCGTTTTGGGTCATATGCAGTTCTCGGCAACCATGAATATATCGGCGGACAACCAGCTCTAGCAGTTTCACTACTAAAAAATAACGGTATTACTGTCCTTCAAGATCAATGGATTAAAATTGGTGATGCTATTTATATTGTCGGTCGTGATGATGTTTCGGCTGCCCGATATGCTGCCAGAGGAACAAAGACACTTGCTGAGATAATGAAAGATATTGATAGAAAGCAAACAATAATACTAATGGATCATCAGCCATCACGACTTAATGAAGCAGTTCAACAAGGTGTTGATCTTCAAGTATCTGGCCATACTCACAGGGGACAGTTTTCCCCCAATAATATAATCACTCAACGAATATATGAACAAGATTGGGGCTATCTGAAAAAAGATGCTTATCAACTGATTGTGTCGTGCGGCTATGGTACATGGGGACCGCCAATAAGACTTGGCAATCAACCAGAGATTGTCGAAATTAATATCGCCTTCGATGATTGAGATAACAAATAAGGTATTATCTATATATCAAGATATGATAGCGCAAATAGCAAGCATCGCAAGAAGGACTAGTGAAACAAAAGCCCTGTCCCCGTGTTCCATGAGTAAACTAATGAAATTTATTTTTAATTGATATTCTAGCAGGGAAACATTACATTTTGGCGAAAGTTCGTTATAAAAATAGCGAAGGGGAGAT
The Veillonellaceae bacterium genome window above contains:
- a CDS encoding metallophosphoesterase; its protein translation is MGFLLTFAVVYGLANLYIGNRFFYWLKTIVTIPQQVYWIVFILAAAAPIISRVLARTGVGKAESLFIVGDWWLAVTYWSVLLWLIVDIIKIADKRLGFLSAVAKDTTNQGYVVIFILLGMLVYGAWNAQNPVVTRYDISINKKAAGMNNLKIVLVSDIHMGRVVGTDRVERLAESLNQLNPDIVLYAGDQIDDDVEYVAKNNIAEPLRNVKARFGSYAVLGNHEYIGGQPALAVSLLKNNGITVLQDQWIKIGDAIYIVGRDDVSAARYAARGTKTLAEIMKDIDRKQTIILMDHQPSRLNEAVQQGVDLQVSGHTHRGQFSPNNIITQRIYEQDWGYLKKDAYQLIVSCGYGTWGPPIRLGNQPEIVEINIAFDD